The Stutzerimonas stutzeri DNA window ACATCAACCTGTCCGTGCGGCAGGGCGAGCGCATCGTGTTGTGCGGGCCGTCCGGGTCGGGCAAGTCCACCACCATCCGCTGTCTGAACCGCCTGGAGGAGCATCAGCAGGGGCGCATCGTCATCAACGGCGTCGAGCTGACCGGCGACCTCAAGCAGATCGAGGCGATTCGCAGCGAAGTCGGCATGGTCTTTCAGCATTTCAACCTGTTCCCGCACCTGACAGTGCTGCAGAACTGCACGCTGGCGCCCATGTGGGTGCGCAAGCTGCCACGCCGGCAGGCCGAGGAGGTCGCCATGCATTATCTGGAGCGGGTACGCATTCCTGAGCAGGCCAACAAGTATCCCGGGCAGCTTTCCGGTGGCCAGCAGCAGCGCGTGGCGATCGCCCGCGCCCTGTGCATGAAGCCGAAGATCATGCTGTTCGACGAGCCGACCTCGGCCCTCGATCCGGAAATGGTCAAGGAAGTGCTGGACACCATGGTCAGCCTTGCCGAAAGCGGCATGACCATGCTCTGTGTGACCCACGAGATGGGCTTCGCCCGAACGGTGGCCGACCGGGTGATCTTCATGGACAAGGGTGAAATCGTCGAGCAGGCCGAGCCGGAGGTGTTCTTCACCAGCCCGGTGAACGACAGGACCAAGCTGTTCCTCAGTCAGATCCTGCATTGAGCGAGGCCGAAGGGGAGACCGTCGGGGCGGAAGGCGTTCGGCTGTCTTCGGCTGGCCGTCATGGGCTAGAATACGCGCCCCGACTGCTCCCCCCTCCGAGGCTGTTCCGACGATGTTGATCCTGCGCGGTGCTCCCGCTCTTTCCGCCTTCCGTCACGGCAAGCTCCTGGCACAACTGACCGAAAAGGTTCCCGCCGTCAGCGGGTTGTATGCCGAGTTCGCCCATTTCGCCGAGGTTTCCGGCACGCTTGGCGCGGATGAGCAGAACGTACTGACCCGTCTGCTGAAGTATGGCCCCAGCGTACCGGTGCAGGAGCCGGCCGGTCGGCTGTTCCTGGTGGTGCCGCGCTTCGGCACCATCTCGCCCTGGTCGAGCAAGGCCAGCGACATCGCGCATAACTGCGGCCTGGAGAAGATCCAGCGGCTGGAGCGGGGTATCGCCTACTACGTGCAGGGCGAGTTGTCCGACAGCGATGCTCAGCTTGTCGCTGCCGCGCTGCATGACCGCATGACGCAGCTGGTGCTGGGTCGGTTCGAGGAAGCCGCCAACCTGTTCAGTCATGCCGAACCGAAGCCGCTCACGGCGGTGGACGTACTCGGCGGCGGTCGCGCCGCGCTGGATAAGGCCAACGTCGAGCTGGGCCTGGCCCTGGCCGAGGACGAGATCGACTACCTGGTGCAGGCCTTCAGCGGGCTGGGACGCAACCCGCACGACATCGAACTGATGATGTTCGCCCAGGCCAACTCCGAACACTGCCGGCACAAGATCTTCAATGCCAGCTGGGATATCGATGGCGAGAGCCAGGAAAAATCCCTGTTCGGCATGATCAAGAACACCTACCAGCTGCACAGCGAAGGCGTGCTGTCGGCCTACAAGGACAATGCCGCGGTCATCGTCGGCAACGTCGCCGGTCGCTTCTATCCGAATCCCGAGACGCGCGAGTACGCCGCGAGCCAGGAGCCGGTGCACATTCTGATGAAGGTGGAAACCCACAACCACCCGACCGCCATCGCTCCGTTCCCTGGTGCTTCCACCGGCTCGGGCGGCGAGATCCGCGACGAAGGTGCGACCGGGCGCGGCGCCAAGCCGAAGGCTGGCCTGACCGGTTTCACCGTATCCAACCTGAACATTCCCGGCTTCGAGCAGCCCTGGGAGAAGCCGTACGGCAAGCCCGAGCGCATCGTCACGCCGCTGGACATCATGATCGAGGGCCCGCTGGGTGGCGCCGCGTTCAACAACGAATTCGGCCGTCCGGCGCTGACTGGCTACTTCCGTACCTTCGAACAGGCGATCAACACGCCGCGTGGCGAGGAAGTACGGGGCTATCACAAGCCGATCATGCTCGCCGGCGGCATGGGTAACATCCGCGAGGAGCATGTGCAGAAGGGCGAGATCTCGGTCGGCGCCAAGCTGATCGTGCTCGGCGGCCCGGCCATGCTGATCGGTCTGGGTGGTGGCGCGGCATCCTCGATGGCCACCGGCACCAGTTCGGCGGACCTGGACTTCGCCTCGGTACAGCGCGACAACCCGGAAATGGAACGTCGCTGTCAGGAGGTCATCGACCGCTGCTGGCAGCTGGGCGAGCACAACCCGATCAAGTTCATCCACGACGTCGGTGCCGGCGGCCTGTCCAATGCGTTTCCGGAGCTGGTCAACGATGGTGCCCGTGGCGGTCGTTTCGAACTGCGCAACATCCCCAACGACGAACCGGGCATGGCGCCGCTGGAGATCTGGTGCAACGAGTCCCAGGAGCGTTACGTGCTCTCCGTCGATGCGGCCGATTTCGAGCGCTTCAAGGCCATCTGCGAGCGTGAGCGCTGCCCGTTCGCGGTGGTCGGCGAGGCCACCGAGGAGCCGCATCTGACCGTTGCCGACAGCCATTTCGGCAACAAGCCGGTGGACATGCCGCTCAACGTGCTGCTCGGCAAGGCGCCGCGCATGCACCGCACTGCCAGCCGCGAAGCCGAGCTGGGTGACGACTTCAGCGCCGCTTCGGTCGATCTGGCCGAGGCCGTGACTCGCGTGCTGCGCCATCCCGCCGTGGCCAGCAAGAGCTTCCTGATCACCATTGGCGATCGCAGCATTACCGGTCAGGTGGCGCGCGATCAGATGGTCGGTCCGTGGCAGGTGCCGGTGGCCGACTGTGCCGTCACCGCGACCAGTTATGACGTCTATACCGGCGAAGCCATGGCGATGGGCGAGCGCACGCCGCTGGCACTGCTGGACGCCCCGGCATCGGGCCGCATGGCCATTGGTGAAACGCTGACCAACCTTGCCGCTGCGCGGATCGAGAAGATTTCCGACATCAAGCTGTCGGCCAACTGGATGGCCGCAGCCGGTCATCCGGGCGAGGATGCGCGGCTGTACGACACCGTTCGCGCCGTCGGCATGGAGCTTTGCCCGCAACTGGGCATCACCGTTCCGGTGGGCAAGGACTCGATGTCGATGAAGACGCGCTGGTCGGAGGAGGGGGGCGAGAAGAGCGTCACCTCGCCACTGTCGCTGATCGTCTCCGGTTTCGCTCCGGTCGCCGACATCCGCCAGACACTGACTCCGCAGCTGCGCCTGGACAAGGGCGCCACTGACCTGATCCTGGTCGATCTGGGCCGTGGTCAGAACCGCATGGGTGCCTCGATCCTCGCTCAGGTGTACGGCCAGATCGGCCGTC harbors:
- a CDS encoding amino acid ABC transporter ATP-binding protein → MNDSIAQAGQASEPVIRMQGVHKWFGQFHVLKDINLSVRQGERIVLCGPSGSGKSTTIRCLNRLEEHQQGRIVINGVELTGDLKQIEAIRSEVGMVFQHFNLFPHLTVLQNCTLAPMWVRKLPRRQAEEVAMHYLERVRIPEQANKYPGQLSGGQQQRVAIARALCMKPKIMLFDEPTSALDPEMVKEVLDTMVSLAESGMTMLCVTHEMGFARTVADRVIFMDKGEIVEQAEPEVFFTSPVNDRTKLFLSQILH
- the purL gene encoding phosphoribosylformylglycinamidine synthase, encoding MLILRGAPALSAFRHGKLLAQLTEKVPAVSGLYAEFAHFAEVSGTLGADEQNVLTRLLKYGPSVPVQEPAGRLFLVVPRFGTISPWSSKASDIAHNCGLEKIQRLERGIAYYVQGELSDSDAQLVAAALHDRMTQLVLGRFEEAANLFSHAEPKPLTAVDVLGGGRAALDKANVELGLALAEDEIDYLVQAFSGLGRNPHDIELMMFAQANSEHCRHKIFNASWDIDGESQEKSLFGMIKNTYQLHSEGVLSAYKDNAAVIVGNVAGRFYPNPETREYAASQEPVHILMKVETHNHPTAIAPFPGASTGSGGEIRDEGATGRGAKPKAGLTGFTVSNLNIPGFEQPWEKPYGKPERIVTPLDIMIEGPLGGAAFNNEFGRPALTGYFRTFEQAINTPRGEEVRGYHKPIMLAGGMGNIREEHVQKGEISVGAKLIVLGGPAMLIGLGGGAASSMATGTSSADLDFASVQRDNPEMERRCQEVIDRCWQLGEHNPIKFIHDVGAGGLSNAFPELVNDGARGGRFELRNIPNDEPGMAPLEIWCNESQERYVLSVDAADFERFKAICERERCPFAVVGEATEEPHLTVADSHFGNKPVDMPLNVLLGKAPRMHRTASREAELGDDFSAASVDLAEAVTRVLRHPAVASKSFLITIGDRSITGQVARDQMVGPWQVPVADCAVTATSYDVYTGEAMAMGERTPLALLDAPASGRMAIGETLTNLAAARIEKISDIKLSANWMAAAGHPGEDARLYDTVRAVGMELCPQLGITVPVGKDSMSMKTRWSEEGGEKSVTSPLSLIVSGFAPVADIRQTLTPQLRLDKGATDLILVDLGRGQNRMGASILAQVYGQIGRQAPDVDDAEDLQAFFAVVQGLNADGLLLAYHDRSDGGLLTTVLEMAFAGHCGLNLNLDGLLDSADDIAALLFNEELGAVLQVRQDDTEIVLAQFSAAGLGDCVAVIGQPVNNGHVSIRHGENEVFAGERRLLQRQWAETSYQIQRLRDNAECADQEFDALLEEDNPGLSAKLSFDVNENIAAPFIKRGVRPQVAVLREQGVNGQVEMAAAFDRAGFAAVDVHMSDILSGRVNLDEFKGIVACGGFSYGDVLGAGEGWAKSILFNARARDGFQAFFERKDSFALGVCNGCQMMSNLHELIPGTENWPHFVRNRSEQFEARVAMVQVQDSPSVFLQGMAGSRLPIAIAHGEGHAEFESEEAMLQADLSGTVALRFVDNHGKVTERYPANPNGSPRGITGLCSRDGRVTIMMPHPERVFRAVTNSWRPDEWQEDGGWMRMFRNARVWVD